One genomic window of Clostridium taeniosporum includes the following:
- a CDS encoding ATP-binding protein, whose product MINGYQAEILKIYENIRETEAKSLKLRRLEVSSICPEILELDNEIQRMSLRMSLEIIKSDDGEKTLREFKEKIIDLRVKKCEMLVANGFDPEYLNLKYTCNKCKDTGFIGANKCNCYNQKLIRLYYKDSELENTIKENNFNNFDLNLFSTHRLGDEKYSPRKNIENILNYVLNDYIPNFSTQNTNLLFYGNPGSGKTYLSYCLSKAILDKGYLVVYKTSDELIKNLSEIRFNNNYNLSELLLNCDLLIIDDLGAEHLNEFSITELFNIINKRILNKKKMLISTNLTLPGITKQYTERIASRLLGDFKLCKFYSEDIRIKKNLQKNK is encoded by the coding sequence ATGATTAATGGATATCAAGCAGAAATATTAAAAATATATGAAAACATTAGAGAAACTGAAGCTAAAAGTTTAAAATTACGAAGATTAGAAGTTTCTAGTATTTGTCCTGAAATATTGGAATTAGATAATGAAATTCAAAGAATGTCTTTAAGAATGTCTCTGGAAATAATAAAATCTGATGATGGCGAAAAAACTTTGAGGGAATTTAAAGAAAAAATTATTGATTTAAGAGTTAAAAAATGTGAAATGCTTGTAGCAAATGGCTTTGACCCTGAATATTTAAACTTAAAATATACTTGCAATAAATGTAAAGATACTGGATTTATCGGTGCAAATAAATGTAATTGCTATAACCAAAAACTTATTAGGCTTTACTATAAAGATTCTGAGTTAGAAAACACTATAAAAGAAAATAATTTTAATAATTTTGATTTAAATTTATTTTCAACTCATAGATTAGGAGATGAAAAGTATTCTCCAAGAAAAAATATTGAAAATATATTGAACTATGTTTTAAATGATTATATTCCAAATTTCTCAACCCAAAATACAAACTTATTGTTTTATGGCAATCCTGGTAGTGGAAAAACTTATTTATCATATTGTTTATCAAAAGCTATATTAGATAAAGGCTATCTTGTAGTATATAAAACTTCTGACGAATTAATTAAAAACTTAAGTGAGATAAGATTTAATAATAATTATAACTTAAGCGAACTGCTTTTAAATTGTGATTTATTAATAATTGATGATTTGGGGGCAGAACATTTAAATGAATTTTCTATAACAGAATTATTTAACATTATTAATAAGAGAATCTTAAATAAGAAAAAAATGCTTATTTCTACCAATTTAACATTACCAGGTATAACAAAACAATATACAGAAAGAATAGCTTCTAGATTACTTGGTGATTTTAAACTTTGTAAATTCTATTCAGAAGATATAAGAATTAAAAAAAATCTACAAAAAAACAAATAA
- a CDS encoding NAD(P)/FAD-dependent oxidoreductase — MTHHDLIIIGGGASGLIAAIIAKDLGKDVAIIEATDRIGKKILTTGNGRCNISNNNICSPFINFHSENNNFFTKTLDKFTVEDTKNLFLSLGLPLVELENGKMFPKSLQASSVVDILRMSLNDKNIPLYPNCKVTDIKKSKKFVIHTNNEEFKEFSCKNLILSCGGKSAPKTGSDGSGFKLSKLLGHSIIEPLPGIVQLKLDYPYLKALSGIKFNGEVSIIIDGNVIRKEKGEILFTDYGISGPPILQLSSYASKALYKTKDIKISVDMFPNETKEDVENFIYTHFSIFNYREICSCLIGVINKKMISTLLKDVGIKDIHSCCSELDWKYLNILISRLKNWEFKCIGTNGFSNAQVTLGGVNTKEIDDNTLESKLIKDLFFCGEIIDVHGDCGGFNLQWAWSSGYLAGKSAAEK; from the coding sequence ATGACTCATCATGATTTAATAATTATTGGCGGTGGAGCTTCAGGATTAATTGCTGCAATAATAGCTAAAGATCTAGGAAAAGATGTAGCTATAATAGAAGCAACTGATAGAATCGGTAAAAAAATTCTTACTACTGGAAACGGTAGATGTAATATATCTAACAATAATATCTGTTCTCCATTTATTAATTTTCATAGTGAAAATAATAATTTTTTCACTAAAACTTTAGATAAATTTACAGTAGAAGATACAAAAAACTTATTTTTATCATTAGGTTTACCTCTTGTAGAACTTGAAAATGGAAAAATGTTTCCTAAATCACTTCAAGCTTCTTCTGTAGTAGACATATTAAGAATGTCTTTAAATGACAAAAATATTCCTTTATACCCAAATTGTAAAGTTACAGATATAAAAAAATCAAAAAAATTTGTTATTCATACAAATAATGAAGAATTTAAAGAATTTAGTTGTAAAAATTTAATTCTAAGCTGTGGTGGTAAATCTGCTCCTAAAACAGGTTCTGATGGATCTGGTTTTAAACTCAGTAAACTTTTAGGTCACAGTATAATAGAGCCTCTTCCAGGGATTGTACAACTTAAATTAGACTATCCTTACTTAAAAGCATTATCAGGAATTAAATTTAATGGTGAAGTAAGTATTATAATTGATGGTAATGTAATTAGAAAAGAAAAAGGAGAAATATTGTTTACTGATTATGGAATATCAGGACCACCTATTTTACAATTATCTTCTTATGCTTCAAAAGCACTTTATAAAACGAAAGATATAAAAATAAGTGTAGATATGTTTCCTAATGAAACCAAAGAAGATGTAGAAAACTTTATATATACTCATTTTTCTATTTTTAACTATAGAGAAATATGTTCTTGTTTAATAGGTGTAATAAATAAAAAAATGATTTCAACACTTTTAAAAGATGTAGGGATTAAAGATATTCATTCTTGTTGCTCTGAATTAGATTGGAAATATTTAAATATACTAATTTCAAGATTGAAAAATTGGGAATTTAAATGTATTGGAACTAACGGATTTTCTAATGCACAAGTTACCTTAGGTGGAGTTAATACTAAAGAAATAGATGATAATACATTAGAATCAAAATTAATAAAAGACCTTTTCTTCTGTGGTGAAATAATTGATGTTCATGGTGATTGCGGTGGATTTAATTTACAATGGGCTTGGAGCTCAGGATATTTAGCAGGTAAATCTGCTGCTGAAAAATAA
- a CDS encoding acyl-[acyl-carrier-protein] thioesterase, translating into MGKAFSKKYEVNYYDVDANLKCKLSSIINYICDVGSRQSESVGGGVEYCTKNNCTWVFYKYDIKMYRYPKFGETINLTTEAIGFKKFYGLRKYYIKDSEGILIGEALALFFLINIEKRRPVRIQKEQYEFYGVDNDLDHDVSMEDIEKVKEEQFIKDFQIRYSDIDSNKHVNNVKYIEWAIEAVPLETIKKYELKRIKVLFAKETTYGKTISSTATLRQIDDNTLKTYHKIKNDEGIEITFLEADWVKK; encoded by the coding sequence ATGGGAAAAGCTTTTAGTAAAAAATATGAGGTAAATTATTATGACGTAGATGCCAATTTAAAATGTAAGCTATCGTCTATTATTAACTATATATGTGATGTTGGTAGTAGGCAGTCTGAATCAGTAGGTGGAGGAGTGGAGTATTGCACAAAAAATAATTGTACATGGGTATTTTACAAATATGATATAAAGATGTACAGATACCCTAAGTTTGGAGAAACTATAAATTTAACAACAGAAGCTATAGGATTTAAAAAATTTTATGGATTAAGAAAATATTATATTAAAGATTCAGAAGGTATTCTAATAGGTGAAGCATTAGCTTTATTTTTCTTAATAAATATTGAAAAAAGAAGACCTGTGAGAATACAAAAAGAGCAATATGAATTCTATGGTGTAGACAACGATTTAGACCATGATGTTTCAATGGAAGATATAGAGAAAGTTAAGGAAGAACAATTTATTAAAGACTTCCAGATAAGATACAGTGATATAGATTCTAATAAACATGTAAATAATGTGAAATATATAGAATGGGCAATTGAGGCAGTACCTCTTGAGACTATAAAGAAATATGAATTAAAGAGAATTAAAGTGTTGTTTGCAAAAGAAACTACTTATGGAAAAACAATATCATCAACAGCAACTTTAAGACAAATAGATGATAATACTTTAAAAACATATCATAAAATAAAAAATGATGAAGGAATAGAAATAACATTTTTAGAAGCAGATTGGGTAAAAAAATAA
- a CDS encoding DUF1858 domain-containing protein gives MITKDMTIGEVVKNDPSKAETLMSFGMGCVGCPSAQAETIEEAAMVHGLNLDELIEALNK, from the coding sequence ATGATAACAAAGGACATGACAATTGGTGAAGTAGTTAAAAATGATCCATCTAAAGCTGAAACTTTAATGAGTTTTGGTATGGGATGTGTTGGATGTCCATCAGCTCAAGCTGAAACAATAGAAGAAGCTGCTATGGTACATGGTCTTAACTTAGACGAATTAATAGAAGCATTAAATAAATAG
- a CDS encoding adenylosuccinate synthase — translation MSAFIVLGAQWGDEGKGKMTDYLAEEAEVVVRFQGGNNAGHTVEVGDKQYKLHLIPSGILYDDKLNVIGNGVVVDPKALFEEINYLEGVGVKVTPEKLIISDRAQLIMPYHKTLDVLKEKARGKNDIGTTGKGIGPCYTDKFERCGIRVCDLMHEDVFKEKLEENIRMKNDYITKVLGGEPLNFSEILNEYLEYGKKLRPFVQDTSVKVYENIKTDKTVLFEGAQGMLLDIDYGTYPYVTSSNTTAGGVCSGIGIGPSMITNAVGITKAYTTRVGKGPFPTELLDETGDWIREKGHEYGVTTGRSRRCGWLDLVIVKTAARVSGLTSLAVTKIDTLAGLEKLKVCVGYKFDGKVIDYFPASLEDLAKCEPIYEEFDGWDESVAEARTYDELPENAKKYLNRIAEFTDTKISIIGVGPKREHTIRIDSI, via the coding sequence ATGTCAGCATTTATTGTTTTAGGAGCCCAATGGGGAGATGAAGGAAAAGGAAAGATGACAGACTATTTAGCAGAGGAAGCTGAGGTTGTTGTTAGATTTCAAGGAGGTAATAATGCTGGTCATACTGTAGAAGTTGGCGATAAGCAATACAAACTTCATTTAATTCCATCAGGAATTTTATATGATGACAAATTAAATGTTATTGGAAATGGAGTTGTAGTAGATCCTAAAGCTTTATTTGAAGAAATAAATTACTTAGAAGGTGTGGGAGTTAAAGTTACACCAGAAAAATTAATCATAAGTGATAGAGCACAACTTATAATGCCATATCATAAAACATTAGACGTTTTAAAAGAAAAGGCAAGAGGTAAGAATGATATTGGAACTACAGGAAAAGGTATAGGTCCATGTTATACAGATAAATTTGAAAGATGTGGAATTAGAGTTTGCGATCTTATGCATGAAGATGTTTTTAAAGAAAAATTAGAAGAAAATATAAGAATGAAAAATGATTATATTACTAAAGTATTAGGTGGAGAGCCTTTAAACTTTAGTGAAATATTAAATGAATATTTAGAATATGGAAAGAAATTAAGACCGTTTGTTCAAGATACTTCAGTTAAGGTTTATGAAAATATTAAGACAGATAAAACTGTATTATTTGAAGGTGCACAAGGAATGCTTTTAGATATAGATTACGGAACATATCCTTATGTTACATCATCTAATACAACTGCTGGTGGAGTATGTAGTGGAATAGGTATTGGTCCTAGTATGATAACTAATGCAGTAGGAATAACAAAAGCATATACTACAAGAGTTGGTAAAGGCCCATTCCCAACAGAATTATTAGATGAAACTGGAGATTGGATAAGAGAAAAAGGTCATGAATATGGAGTAACAACTGGGAGATCAAGAAGATGTGGTTGGTTAGACTTAGTTATAGTTAAAACAGCTGCAAGAGTAAGTGGATTAACTTCATTAGCTGTTACTAAGATAGATACATTAGCAGGATTAGAAAAATTAAAAGTATGTGTAGGATATAAATTTGATGGAAAAGTTATAGATTACTTCCCAGCAAGTTTAGAAGATCTAGCTAAATGTGAACCAATATATGAAGAATTCGATGGTTGGGATGAAAGTGTAGCTGAAGCTAGAACATATGATGAGTTACCTGAAAATGCCAAGAAATATTTAAATAGAATAGCTGAATTTACAGATACTAAAATTTCTATAATTGGTGTTGGTCCGAAGAGAGAACACACAATAAGAATAGATAGTATATAA
- a CDS encoding P-II family nitrogen regulator translates to MKRIEAIIRPSKLEEIKEALKSKNINGITINQVMGCGNQYGWTEYHRGSEVITNVLPKIEVKIVVEDNKVEEVISLISEIARTGEVGDGKIFVINIEECIRIRTGERGNKAL, encoded by the coding sequence ATGAAAAGAATAGAAGCCATCATTAGACCTTCAAAACTTGAGGAGATTAAGGAAGCTTTAAAAAGTAAAAATATTAATGGTATAACTATTAATCAAGTTATGGGATGTGGTAATCAATATGGTTGGACTGAATATCATAGAGGTAGTGAAGTGATAACTAATGTATTACCTAAAATAGAAGTAAAAATTGTTGTTGAAGATAATAAAGTGGAAGAAGTTATCTCATTAATTTCAGAAATAGCAAGAACTGGTGAAGTCGGAGATGGAAAAATATTTGTTATAAATATTGAAGAATGTATCAGAATTAGAACTGGTGAAAGAGGCAATAAAGCATTGTAA
- a CDS encoding ammonium transporter, producing the protein MDINLADTSFIMICSAFVFLMTPGLAFFYGGMERRKNVLNTIMTSFFICGLASIMWVLIGYSLSFGKDFHGIIGGFDLFGLVNVGSEPNAAYASNIPQLLFAIFQMMFAIITPALITGSLAGRMKFSSLFIFITVWSVLVYYPMAHMVWGDGGLIKELGAVDFAGGNVVHISSGVSGLVACIMLGKRRGYGMMSYKPHNIPLVVLGAALLWFGWFGFNAGSALGAGSLAVHAFMTTNTSAAAAMLSWMLIEKIKHGKPTVLGTATGAVVGLVAITPGAGFVPIWSSIIIGALVSPICFLFIGKVKSKFGYDDALDAFGCHGIGGVWGGIATGIFAKTSINPAVQWNGLLFGDTRLFMAQIISIIITIIFSVIMTLLIVKVMKLFGDIRVESYEEADGLDVIEHGESAYPAFTGLD; encoded by the coding sequence ATGGATATTAATTTAGCAGATACTTCGTTTATTATGATTTGTTCGGCATTTGTATTTTTAATGACACCTGGGCTTGCATTTTTTTATGGTGGTATGGAGAGAAGGAAAAATGTTTTAAATACAATTATGACATCATTTTTCATTTGTGGACTTGCCTCTATAATGTGGGTTTTAATAGGTTATTCATTGTCATTTGGTAAAGATTTTCATGGAATAATAGGTGGATTTGATTTATTTGGACTTGTAAATGTAGGTTCAGAACCTAATGCAGCATATGCAAGTAATATACCACAATTACTTTTTGCTATATTTCAAATGATGTTTGCAATAATAACACCAGCACTTATAACAGGATCTTTAGCAGGTAGAATGAAATTTTCATCTTTATTTATTTTTATTACAGTTTGGTCAGTTTTAGTATATTATCCAATGGCTCATATGGTATGGGGTGATGGAGGATTGATTAAAGAGCTTGGTGCGGTTGATTTTGCAGGTGGAAATGTAGTACACATTAGTTCAGGAGTTTCTGGACTTGTAGCTTGCATTATGCTTGGAAAAAGAAGAGGTTATGGAATGATGTCATATAAACCTCATAATATACCACTTGTAGTTCTTGGGGCAGCACTACTTTGGTTTGGTTGGTTTGGTTTTAATGCAGGAAGTGCGTTGGGTGCTGGTTCACTTGCTGTTCATGCATTTATGACAACAAATACTTCAGCAGCAGCAGCTATGCTTTCATGGATGTTAATTGAAAAAATTAAACATGGTAAGCCAACAGTACTTGGTACAGCAACAGGAGCAGTTGTAGGATTAGTTGCAATTACACCTGGAGCAGGATTTGTTCCGATTTGGTCTTCAATTATAATTGGAGCATTAGTTTCACCAATATGTTTCTTATTTATTGGAAAAGTAAAATCAAAATTTGGATATGATGATGCACTTGATGCTTTTGGTTGCCATGGAATAGGTGGAGTTTGGGGTGGAATTGCTACTGGAATTTTTGCAAAAACATCTATTAATCCAGCAGTACAATGGAATGGACTTTTATTTGGAGATACTAGACTTTTTATGGCTCAAATAATAAGCATTATAATAACTATTATATTTTCAGTAATTATGACTTTATTAATTGTAAAAGTTATGAAATTATTTGGTGATATTAGAGTTGAAAGCTATGAAGAAGCTGATGGACTTGATGTTATTGAACATGGTGAATCTGCTTATCCTGCATTTACTGGATTGGATTAA
- the proC gene encoding pyrroline-5-carboxylate reductase, with protein MNRKIGFIGCGNMGSSMVGGLINSRSFMPEDIFVSTRTENSAINIKNKFNINTSTNNKDVVRNSNIIILSIKPYMFEEVINEIKNDLTEDKLIISVAAGITIRKLEELISNKHKIIRSMPNTPALVGKAMSAICPNKNVTKEDMEFCEKIFKSFGECVDIAEKDFHAFIALCGSSPAYVFMFIEAMADGAVKLGIPRDKAYKMAAQSVLGSAKMVLDTERHPGELKDAVCSPAGTTIDAVIELEKLGFRSSIIQAIDKCAEKSKNM; from the coding sequence ATGAATAGAAAAATAGGTTTTATTGGTTGTGGAAATATGGGTAGTTCTATGGTTGGTGGATTAATAAATTCAAGATCCTTTATGCCTGAAGATATATTTGTTTCTACAAGGACAGAGAATTCAGCAATAAATATAAAGAATAAATTTAATATAAATACTAGTACTAATAATAAAGATGTGGTTAGAAATTCTAATATAATAATTCTGTCTATTAAACCTTATATGTTTGAAGAAGTTATTAATGAAATTAAAAATGATTTAACAGAGGATAAATTAATAATTAGTGTGGCTGCAGGTATTACTATCAGAAAATTAGAGGAGCTAATAAGCAATAAACATAAAATTATTAGAAGCATGCCAAATACACCAGCATTAGTTGGAAAAGCCATGTCAGCTATTTGTCCTAATAAAAATGTAACTAAAGAAGATATGGAATTTTGTGAAAAAATATTTAAAAGTTTTGGAGAATGTGTTGATATAGCAGAAAAAGATTTTCATGCATTTATTGCTTTATGTGGATCTTCTCCAGCATATGTATTTATGTTTATAGAAGCAATGGCTGATGGAGCTGTAAAGTTAGGTATACCTAGAGATAAAGCTTATAAGATGGCAGCTCAAAGTGTATTAGGATCTGCAAAAATGGTTTTAGATACAGAAAGACATCCGGGAGAATTAAAAGATGCAGTTTGTTCACCAGCTGGAACTACAATTGATGCTGTAATTGAATTAGAAAAGTTAGGTTTTAGAAGTAGTATTATTCAAGCTATAGATAAATGCGCAGAAAAGTCTAAAAACATGTAA
- a CDS encoding protein phosphatase, giving the protein MMSDSLLCYNSLLNKEDFINYFLDKNTLDSKIPKINLKETCNFYYVDILFSSEKNYFIEVFYKNNFLIFKFYESNNINYNFKRIYYLENINIDELSLSKNKKQIKINIPKLNIYKNNHI; this is encoded by the coding sequence ATGATGAGCGATTCTCTACTTTGTTATAATTCTTTATTAAATAAAGAAGATTTTATAAACTACTTTTTAGATAAAAATACCTTAGACTCAAAAATTCCTAAAATTAATTTGAAAGAAACTTGTAATTTTTATTATGTAGACATACTGTTTTCTAGTGAAAAAAATTATTTTATAGAGGTTTTCTACAAAAATAATTTTCTAATCTTTAAATTTTATGAATCTAATAATATTAATTATAATTTTAAAAGAATCTACTATTTAGAAAATATTAATATAGATGAACTCTCTCTTTCTAAAAATAAAAAACAAATAAAAATTAATATTCCTAAATTAAATATTTATAAAAATAATCATATTTAA